In Polaribacter pacificus, the genomic window ACGTTTTCTCCTGATATAATTGTTTGACCTACTTGTAAACCGTTTTGTGCTATCACATAACGCTTTTCTCCATCAGTATAACTAAGCAAGGCAATAAATGCAGTACGATTTGGATCATACTCTATAGTTTTAACTGTTGCAGGGATACCTGTTTTATCTCTTTTGAAATCGATAATACGGTATTTTTGTTTATGACCACCTCCAATATTACGAGTTGTCATTCTACCCTGATTGTTTCGACCTCCAGATCTTTTTTTCGGAGCTAATAAACTTTTCTCCGGCTTGTCAGTAGTAATGGTGTCGAACCCGTTTACTACTCTAAAACGCTGACCTGGTGTTACTGGTTTTAATTTTCTAACTGACATCTGTCTTTTTTACTTAAAGATTGTTATAAAAATCAATCGTTTCTCCTTCTGCTAACTGAATAATCGCCTTTTTGTAAGCACCTTTCATTCCAGTAACCATACCTTTCTTAGTGAATTTGGTATTGCGTTGAACTGGATAATTCATAGTTCTTACAGAGGTAATTGCGACACCATAAGTTGCTTCTACAGCTCCTTTGATCTCTAATTTGTTAGCTCTTTTATCTACAACAAAAGTATAACGGTTATTCAACTCGCTATCTGTTGTTGCTTTTTCTGTAATAATAGGTTTTATTAAAATATTCATAGCTATTATTTGTTAAAGTTTGACTCAACTCCTTCTAAAGAACCTTCAGTGAATACGATTTTATTTGCATTCAAAATACCGTAAGTACTTAATTGTGAGCTATTTAAAACCTTAGAGCTTTTTAAATTTCGTGATGACAAATATACATTATTATTCGACTCAGCCAACACAAACAAAGATTTTTTGTTTTCTAACCCTAAAGCTTTCAATACATTGACAAAGTTTTTAGTTTTTACTGTATCGAAATCAAAGTTCTCTACAACTACTAAATTATTGTCTTTTGCTTGAACACTTAAGGCAGATTTACGTGCTAAACGCTTTAAGTTTTTATTTAATTTAAAAGAATAATCTTTAGGTCTTGGTCCGAACATACGTCCTCCACCTCTAAAAACACCAGACTTGATACTTCCCGCACGAGCAGTACCTGTTCCTTTTTGTTTTTTGATTTTTCTTGTACTTCCAGAAATCTCAGCTCTCTCTTTCGATTTGTGAGTTCCTTGTCTTTTGTTAGCCAAATGCTGCTTTACATCTAAGTAAATAGCGTGATTGTTTGGCTCTATTTCGAATACTTCGCTAGAAAGTTCAACTTTTCTACCAGTATCTTTTCCTGTGATATCTAAAACTGCTACCTTCATTATTTCTGAATAGTTACGTAAGCGTTCTTGTGTCCAGGAACTGCTCCTTTAACAACGATTAGGTTTTTATCTAAAACCACCTTTAACACTTTCAAGTTTTGAACTGTTACTGTGTCGGTTCCCATTCTACCTGCCATACGCATTCCTTTGAATACTCTTGCAGGATAAGAAGCCGCACCAATAGATCCTGGCGCTCTTAAACGATTGTGTTGTCCGTGTGTTGCTTGTCCAACTCCGGCAAAACCATGACGTTTTACTACTCCTTGAAAACCTTTACCTTTAGAAGTACCAGATACATCAACAAACTCTCCTTCTTCAAAGAGGTCCACTGTAACAGTATCTCCTAAATTAAAATCTTTTGTAAAATCTTGGAATTCCATGACTTTTCTTTTAGCAGTGGTCCCAGCTTTTTTGAAGTGACCGTCTAACGCTTTGTTAGAACTTTTTGCTTTTTTGTCATCGAAACCAAGTTGCAGCGCATTGTAGCCGTCAACCTCTTCGGTTCTGACTTGGGTAACTACGCAAGGACCTGCTTCGATTACTGTACAAGGAATGTTCTTCCCGTTTTCGTCGAATAAGCTGGTCATCCCAATCTTTCTTCCTATTAATCCAGACATTTTGTTTAGATTTTAGACGTTAGATATATTATCCATCGCGTCTATATTAATAATTAATTATTTGAAACTTCCGTTTCTGTAGTCCTTTTAGAAATTCGTTAAAAAAAAACAGAGTTAAACACGTTCAACTCTGAATATGTTTTTACCGTTTTTCCTTCGCGAAACCCTCCGGACATTTTTACCCTGAAATTATCAGAGTGTTTTTTTTGTTAGAGACCCTAAAACAAGTTTAGGATAAATACAACTAAATCCTTTCAACTTATTGCTAAGTTGAAAGGCTAGTTAAATTTACTTATACTTTGATTTCAACTTCAACACCGCTTGGCAACTCTAACTTCATTAAAGCATCAATAGTTTTTGAAGAAGAACTATAGATGTCTAACAAACGCTTGTAAGCAGACAATTGAAATTGCTCTCTAGATTTTTTGTTTACGTGTGGTGAACGCAATACAGTAAAAATCTTTTTATTTGTTGGTAAAGGAATTGGACCGTTTACTACAGCTCCAGTTGACTTTACAGTCTTTACGATTTTTTCAGCAGATTTATCCACCAAATTGTAATCGTAAGATTTTAATTTTATTCTAATTTTTTGACTCATCTTAATAGTGTATTAACCTTTAGCTTTTGCGATTACTTCTTCTGATACGTTAGAAGGTGTTTCTGCATAGTGAGAAAATTCCATAGTAGAAGTTGCTCTACCAGAAGACATAGTTCTCAAAGCAGTTACATATCCAAACATTTCAGATAATGGAACAATAGCTTTAATTACTTTAGCACCTGCACGATCACTCATGTCATTTACTTGACCTCTTCTTCTGTTTAAGTCTCCTACAATATCTCCCATGTTTTCTTCAGGAGTAAGAACTTCTAATTTCATCAATGGCTCCATGATTACAGCTCTTGCTTGTTTTGCAGCAGCCTTAAATCCTAATTTTGCAGCCAACTCAAAAGATAATTGATCAGAATCCACCGCGTGGAAAGATCCATCTTTTAAAGTAACTTTCATAGAATCCATTTCGTAACCTGCTAAAGGACCGTTCTTCATAGCTTCTTTAAATCCTTTTTCAATAGAAGGAACAAATTCTTTAGGAACGTTTCCACCTTTGATAATTGATTCAAATACCAATCCTTGTACGCCTTCATCTGCTGGCTCCATAGTAAATACGATATCGGCAAACTTACCACGACCCCCAGATTGTTTTTTATAAACTTCTCTGTGATCTGCTGATGCAGTCAATGCTTCTTTGTATTCTACTTGTGGTTGTCCTTGGTTAACCTCTACCTTGAATTCACGTTTTAAACGATCAACAATTACATCTAAGTGAAGCTCACCCATTCCAGAAATAATAGTTTGTCCAGAAGCTTCATCAGTTCTAACAGTAAATGTTGGATCTTCTTCAGCTAACTTTCCTAAACCTATTCCTAATTTATCAACATCCGCTTTGGTTTTTGGCTCAACAGCAATACCGATTACTGGATCTGGAAAATCCATAGACTCTAAAACGATAGGGTGCTTTTCATCAGAAAGTGTATCTCCTGTTTTGATAGATTTAAATCCAACAGCAGCTCCAATATCTCCAGCCTCAATATAATCAATAGCGTTTTGCTTGTTCGCGTGCATTTGATAAATACGAGAAATACGTTCTTTTTTACCTGAACGGTTATTTAACACGTAAGAACCTGCATCTAAACGACCAGAATACGCTCTAAAGAATGCCAAACGACCTACAAAAGGATCCGTTGCAATCTTAAATGCTAAAGCAGCAAAAGGCTCCTTTACATCTGGCTTACGCAATTCTTCTTTATCTGTATCTGGGTTAATACCAACAATTCCTTCTTTATCCATTGGAGAAGGTAAATAACGACAAACAGCATCTAATAAGAACTGAACACCTTTATTTTTAAATGCTGATCCACAGATCATAGGAATGATAGCCATATCCATTACAGCAGCTCTAAGTGCAGCATGCACTTCTTCTTCTGTAATAGAATCTTCATCTTCCATAAATTTTTCTAAAAGCTCTTCGTCATAACTTGCTACTTCCTCAATTAAAAGTGCACGATACTTACGAGCTTCTTCTTTCATATCCTCAGGAATTTCTACAACGTCGAAAGTTGCTCCTTGAGTTTCATCATGCCAAATAATAGCACGGTTTTTCACTAAATCAACAACACCTCTAAAGTCATCTTCATCACCAATGTTTAATACGATTGGCACTGCATTAGACTTTAACATGTCTTTTACCTGTTGGCAAACTGCTAAAAAGTCAGAACCTTGACGATCCATTTTATTAACAAATCCAATACGAGGCACTTTATAGTTATCAGCAAGTCTCCAGTTTGTTTCTGATTGTGGCTCAACACCATCAACAGCACTAAACAAGAAAACCAATCCATCAAGTACTCTTAATGAACGATTTACCTCTACTGTAAAATCAACGTGACCCGGAGTATCAATAATATTAAAGTGATATCCTTTAGTTTCTGGAGTTGGTTGAGCATTCTCCAAAGGAAATTGCCATGTACAAGTTGTAGCAGCAGAAGTAATTGTAATACCTCTTTCCTGCTCTTGCTCCATCCAGTCCATTGTTGCTGCACCATCATGAACCTCACCAATTTTATGTGAAACTCCTGTATAATACAAAACACGCTCTGTAGTCGTTGTCTTTCCAGCATCAATATGTGCTGCAATTCCTATATTTCTTGTGTATCTTAAATCTCTAGCCATTTCTTAGAATCTAAAGTGTGAGAATGCTTTATTAGCTTCTGCCATCTTATGAACATCAACTCTTTTCTTAACAGCAGCTCCTTCTTCTTTAGCAGCAGCTAATACTTCTGCAGCTAAACGTTGTGCCATTGTTTTTTCGTTTCTCTTACGTGTGTGTAAGATTAACCATTTGATAGCTAAAGAAACTTTTCTATCTGGTCTAATTTGCATTGGAATTTGGAAGGTTGCTCCTCCAACACGCTTTGATCTAACCTCAACGTGTGGCATAACATTTGACAATGCTTCTTTCCAAATTTCTAATGCTGATTTTTCTTCTTCTTCTCCTTTTTTCTGTTCTACGATCTCTAAAGCATCATAAAACACTTTGAAAGCTACAGATTTCTTACCATCCCACATTAAGTTGTTCACAAAACGTGTAACCAACTGGTCATTAAATTTTGGATCTGGTAAAAGAATCCTTTTTTTCGCTCTTCTTTTTCTCATGTCTTTACATTAAAAAAGTTAATAAATTACTTCTTTGGGCGTTTTGCACCATACTTTGATCTACGTTGAGTTCTTCCCTCAACTCCCGCTGTATCTAAAGCTCCACGTACTACGTGATACTTTACTCCTGGCAAATCTTTTACCCTTCCTCCTCTAACTAATACTATCGAGTGCTCTTGTAAATTATGTCCTTCTCCAGGGATGTAAGCATTTATCTCATTACCATTTGTTAAACGAACTCTCGCTACTTTACGCATCGCAGAGTTTGGTTTTTTTGGTGTAGTAGTATAAACACGTGTACATACCCCTCTTCTTTGAGGACATGATTTTAAAGCAGCCGATTTACTCTTCTTAGTTATTTTGGTTCTTCCTTTACGTACTAATTGTTGTATCGTTGGCATACTAAATTGTTAATAATTACGTTTGTATTTCTAATTTGTCTCTTTTTAAGAGTTTGCAAATGTACAACTATTTTCTAATTATTCAAATATCAGGCAGTTATTTTTTTGAATATGAGTTTTTTACTAAAGAGTTGAATTTTCGTCTTATTTTTGAATTTTAAAAAACAATTTTGAATAGAAAATTTACACCATATATATATATACTCCTTTTTTTTTACAATTTAACGAGTGTCATAGGGCAAAATAAAGCGCTATATCAATTGCATCTTCTAAGCAAAGACAGCATAGAGAATATTGAACTAAAAAAATTAAACTACCAAAAGAATTTCAAAAACAAAGATGCGCTAACATTCGAAATCCAGCGCGCACTTAATTACCTAAAAAAGGAAGGATATTACACCTTATTTATAGAGAGAATAAATAACGAAAATAAAAATAGTACTGCCTATTTAAATCTGGGTCAAAAAATCCTGACGGCTACAATACACATTCCTCAGAATGTTAAAAAAAACATCATTGGCTACCCCATCAAAAAAAACAAAATAGAACTCACTGCAAATGAGCTCCCTATTTTTTTAGAGAAACTAAATTCTAATTTAGAAAAACAAGGAAAGGGCTTCTCTAAATTTACCCTATCAAAAATCAACATCCAAAACAGCAGCTTAATCGCAACTCTAAATTTAGAAGAAGCAATCCAAAGGAATGCAGACAAAATTATTATTAAAGGTTTTCAGGATTTTCCAAAAAATTACACAAAACACTTTTTTAAGTCAGGTAAAAAAAACTTACTCAACAAAAAACTATTAGAAAGTATCTCTAGCAAAACAAACCAACTATCGTTTGTTTCTGAATTAAAGCCCCCTGAAATTTTGTTTAGCAAAGATTCTACATTTATATATGTGTATTTGCAAAAAAAGCTGAACAACAGTTTTGATGGTATGCTTAATTTTAACTCAAAAGAACAAGGTGGTGGAATTGAACTTAGCGGTTATGTAGATTTAAATCTAGTCAATGCTTTTAATTTTGGAGAAGAACTCAGAATCAATTGGAAAAACAATGGAAACGAAAAACAGACGCTAAAACTAGAAGCCACACTTCCCTATCTCTTTAACACATCGATTACAAGTCATATCGGATTTAATCTATACAAGAGTGATTCAACATTCCTAAACAACAACATTACAGTTGCATTGACATCGCCAATTGCAAACAACACACAACTTGGACTACAATTCCAATACGAAAGTTCAAAAGACCTGTTAAACAATGCCCCAGATTCAATTAGAGCCTATCAAAAATATTTTATAGGACCCCGTATTGATTTTATCTCTGGAAAACAAAACAACTGGAAGAGCTCACTACAACTATTAGTTGGATCAAAAAATGAACTCAACCAACAAACAAGCCAATACAAAATTAACATTAGCAGCAATCTCTTATTGGACTTAGCAAAAAGATTTGAACTTTATATAAACAACAGCTCTGGTTTATTAGTATCAAACAACATACTTCACAATGAAAACTATCGCCTTGGTGGAATAAATAATTTTAGGGGGTTTCGAGAAGAATCAATCTTTGCGACAAAATATTCATTTGTTAACACAGAAATAAGATACAGAACTCAAGAAAAATCATATATGTACACTTTACTAGATTTTGGAGTGTTTAACCAAGAAGAAAAAAGCAGTTTTTTGTATGCTTTAGGAATTGGGTACGCCTACTATATGAAAGACAATTCTATTGATCTTAACTACACTTACGGAATAAGCGGTAACCCGACAAACACAAGCCTTATAAATGTGAAATTTTTAACGAAATTCTAGATTCGTTAACATTATTATTAAGATTAGTTAACATTTTTTGGCAAATTAGTTGTGTAATTAACTTTTATTTATGATTTTTGGGCATAATTAATTCAAATAATTACACAATGAAAACAAAGTTTAATGGAATTTTAACGCTACTACTAGCGTTGGTCGTGCAAATATCGTTTGCACAAGAAAAAACTGTTTCAGGGACTGTATCTGATAAATCAGGAGCATTACCTACTGTAGGTATCCTTATTAAAGGAACCACTACAGGTACAGAAACAGACTTTGATGGTAAGTACTCAATTAAAGCTAAAACAGGAGATATCTTAGTTTTTAGTTTTATTGGTTTAAAAACTGTCGAAAGAAAAGTTGGAGCGTCTAACACTATTAATGTAACAATGGTAGAGGATGACAATGTACTTGATGAGGTTGTAGTGACTGCATTAGGTATTAAAAGAGAAAAACAAAGTTTAGGTTTTGCTCAACAATCTGTTGACACCAAAGACTTAGTGAGATCTCGTGAGCCGGACATTAGTACTGCATTAGCAGGAAAAGTAGCTGGTGTACAATTTCAAGGATCACCTTCTTCTGGTTTTGGAAACTCAACCATTCGTGTGAGAGGTAATACTGGAGTATCATTTGTTGTTGATGGAATCCGTGTTGGAGCATCTGTTGATGTAAGTACAGAAGACATTGAGAATATCTCAATCCTTAAAGGTGCTGCTGCAACTGCTTTATACGGGCCGACTGCTGGAAACGGTGTGGTAGTTATTACTACTAAATCTGCTAAATCTGGTCAAAGTTCAGTAGCTGTTAACTACAGTACTTCTTTTGATCAAATATATTTGTTACCTACTTACCAAAATGAATATGGTGGTGGTTACAACCAAGCAAGTAACAATCCTGATACTTTTAACACTTACAATGGTGAGCCAATTCCTGATTATTATGCTGATGAGTCTTGG contains:
- the rplW gene encoding 50S ribosomal protein L23 translates to MNILIKPIITEKATTDSELNNRYTFVVDKRANKLEIKGAVEATYGVAITSVRTMNYPVQRNTKFTKKGMVTGMKGAYKKAIIQLAEGETIDFYNNL
- the rplD gene encoding 50S ribosomal protein L4, with product MKVAVLDITGKDTGRKVELSSEVFEIEPNNHAIYLDVKQHLANKRQGTHKSKERAEISGSTRKIKKQKGTGTARAGSIKSGVFRGGGRMFGPRPKDYSFKLNKNLKRLARKSALSVQAKDNNLVVVENFDFDTVKTKNFVNVLKALGLENKKSLFVLAESNNNVYLSSRNLKSSKVLNSSQLSTYGILNANKIVFTEGSLEGVESNFNK
- the rplC gene encoding 50S ribosomal protein L3, with protein sequence MSGLIGRKIGMTSLFDENGKNIPCTVIEAGPCVVTQVRTEEVDGYNALQLGFDDKKAKSSNKALDGHFKKAGTTAKRKVMEFQDFTKDFNLGDTVTVDLFEEGEFVDVSGTSKGKGFQGVVKRHGFAGVGQATHGQHNRLRAPGSIGAASYPARVFKGMRMAGRMGTDTVTVQNLKVLKVVLDKNLIVVKGAVPGHKNAYVTIQK
- the rpsJ gene encoding 30S ribosomal protein S10, giving the protein MSQKIRIKLKSYDYNLVDKSAEKIVKTVKSTGAVVNGPIPLPTNKKIFTVLRSPHVNKKSREQFQLSAYKRLLDIYSSSSKTIDALMKLELPSGVEVEIKV
- the fusA gene encoding elongation factor G, with translation MARDLRYTRNIGIAAHIDAGKTTTTERVLYYTGVSHKIGEVHDGAATMDWMEQEQERGITITSAATTCTWQFPLENAQPTPETKGYHFNIIDTPGHVDFTVEVNRSLRVLDGLVFLFSAVDGVEPQSETNWRLADNYKVPRIGFVNKMDRQGSDFLAVCQQVKDMLKSNAVPIVLNIGDEDDFRGVVDLVKNRAIIWHDETQGATFDVVEIPEDMKEEARKYRALLIEEVASYDEELLEKFMEDEDSITEEEVHAALRAAVMDMAIIPMICGSAFKNKGVQFLLDAVCRYLPSPMDKEGIVGINPDTDKEELRKPDVKEPFAALAFKIATDPFVGRLAFFRAYSGRLDAGSYVLNNRSGKKERISRIYQMHANKQNAIDYIEAGDIGAAVGFKSIKTGDTLSDEKHPIVLESMDFPDPVIGIAVEPKTKADVDKLGIGLGKLAEEDPTFTVRTDEASGQTIISGMGELHLDVIVDRLKREFKVEVNQGQPQVEYKEALTASADHREVYKKQSGGRGKFADIVFTMEPADEGVQGLVFESIIKGGNVPKEFVPSIEKGFKEAMKNGPLAGYEMDSMKVTLKDGSFHAVDSDQLSFELAAKLGFKAAAKQARAVIMEPLMKLEVLTPEENMGDIVGDLNRRRGQVNDMSDRAGAKVIKAIVPLSEMFGYVTALRTMSSGRATSTMEFSHYAETPSNVSEEVIAKAKG
- the rpsG gene encoding 30S ribosomal protein S7 translates to MRKRRAKKRILLPDPKFNDQLVTRFVNNLMWDGKKSVAFKVFYDALEIVEQKKGEEEEKSALEIWKEALSNVMPHVEVRSKRVGGATFQIPMQIRPDRKVSLAIKWLILHTRKRNEKTMAQRLAAEVLAAAKEEGAAVKKRVDVHKMAEANKAFSHFRF
- the rpsL gene encoding 30S ribosomal protein S12: MPTIQQLVRKGRTKITKKSKSAALKSCPQRRGVCTRVYTTTPKKPNSAMRKVARVRLTNGNEINAYIPGEGHNLQEHSIVLVRGGRVKDLPGVKYHVVRGALDTAGVEGRTQRRSKYGAKRPKK